In a single window of the Caulobacter soli genome:
- the crtY gene encoding lycopene beta-cyclase CrtY produces MVAASSTQRADVVLVGGGLANGLIALRLKSLRPRLRVILLEQGPTIGGEHTWCHFATDVDAGEAGWLRPLIVHRWSGYEVRFPGHGRQLATDYLAITSRRLHEVVTAALGADAWLSATVSDVNPHQVTLADGRTIAAGAVIDGRGPRKSRSLALGYQKFVGQGVRLSAPHGLTRPIIMDATVSQEDGYRFVYVLPLDATRLLIEDTRYSDGPALDRPALRRAIGAYAKAQGWTIAKVEREEEGVLPIALGGDIDAYWREARPQIAEVGLRAALFQPTTGYSLPDAARLAEAVAALPRITSATVRACVEHQSKTVWRRRRFLRLLNRMLFRACAPEDRYKVLERFYRLSPGLIQRFYAARLTQWDKARILIGKPPVPISAAIKCIGESSVFGGQDA; encoded by the coding sequence ATGGTAGCCGCGTCCTCGACCCAACGCGCCGACGTCGTCCTGGTGGGCGGCGGCTTGGCCAACGGCCTGATCGCCTTGCGGCTGAAAAGCCTGCGGCCGCGCCTGCGCGTGATCCTGCTGGAACAGGGTCCGACCATCGGCGGCGAGCACACCTGGTGCCACTTCGCCACCGATGTCGACGCTGGCGAGGCCGGCTGGCTGCGCCCCCTGATCGTCCATCGCTGGTCGGGCTACGAGGTCCGCTTTCCGGGCCACGGCCGTCAGCTGGCGACCGACTACCTGGCCATCACCTCGCGACGCCTGCACGAGGTGGTCACCGCCGCCCTCGGCGCCGACGCCTGGCTGTCGGCCACGGTGTCGGACGTCAATCCGCACCAGGTGACCCTGGCCGACGGCCGCACCATCGCGGCGGGCGCGGTGATCGACGGCCGGGGCCCGCGCAAAAGCCGCAGCCTGGCCCTGGGCTACCAGAAGTTCGTCGGCCAGGGCGTGCGCCTGTCCGCCCCGCACGGCCTGACCCGACCGATCATCATGGACGCCACCGTCTCGCAGGAGGACGGCTATCGTTTCGTCTACGTCCTGCCGCTGGACGCCACGCGCCTGCTGATCGAGGACACCCGCTACAGCGACGGCCCGGCCCTCGACCGCCCGGCCCTGCGCCGCGCGATCGGCGCCTACGCCAAGGCTCAGGGCTGGACCATCGCCAAGGTCGAGCGCGAGGAAGAGGGCGTGCTGCCCATCGCTCTGGGCGGCGACATCGACGCCTATTGGCGCGAGGCCCGGCCGCAGATCGCCGAGGTCGGCCTGCGCGCCGCTCTGTTCCAGCCGACCACCGGCTATTCCCTGCCCGACGCCGCTCGCCTGGCCGAGGCCGTGGCCGCCCTGCCCCGCATCACCAGCGCCACCGTTCGCGCCTGCGTCGAGCACCAGTCCAAGACCGTCTGGCGGCGGCGGCGCTTCCTGCGGCTGCTGAACCGCATGCTGTTCCGCGCCTGCGCGCCGGAAGACCGCTACAAGGTGCTGGAGCGCTTCTACCGCCTGTCGCCAGGCCTCATTCAACGTTTCTACGCCGCGCGCCTGACCCAGTGGGACAAGGCGCGCATCCTGATCGGCAAGCCACCCGTGCCGATCTCGGCGGCCATCAAGTGCATCGGCGAGAGCTCGGTGTTCGGAGGACAAGACGCATGA
- a CDS encoding Hpt domain-containing protein: MTNKSAAEVIQVPNMLKLKVGGRGGIDMAAIAKAEAALKSLSGNFAQWLNDEIVKLEAARQDVRAQGLNAETVETLYLRAHDLKGLGATYEFPLITRLAGSLCKLIDDPATRLTAPMFLVDAHIDAIKACVRDDIRVDTHPVGKVLAAELEGRVTEYLAG; this comes from the coding sequence GTGACCAACAAGTCCGCCGCGGAAGTGATTCAGGTGCCGAACATGCTCAAGCTCAAGGTAGGCGGTCGAGGCGGGATCGACATGGCGGCGATCGCCAAGGCCGAAGCCGCGCTGAAAAGCCTTTCGGGCAACTTCGCCCAGTGGCTCAATGACGAGATCGTCAAGCTGGAAGCCGCCCGTCAGGACGTCCGCGCCCAGGGCCTGAACGCCGAAACGGTCGAAACCCTTTACCTGCGCGCCCACGACCTGAAGGGCCTGGGCGCCACCTACGAATTCCCGCTGATCACCCGCCTGGCCGGTTCGCTGTGCAAGCTGATCGACGATCCGGCGACGCGCCTGACCGCCCCGATGTTCCTGGTCGACGCCCATATCGACGCGATCAAGGCCTGCGTCCGCGACGATATCAGGGTCGACACCCACCCGGTGGGCAAGGTGCTGGCGGCCGAGCTGGAAGGTCGCGTGACGGAATATCTGGCCGGCTGA
- a CDS encoding D-arabinono-1,4-lactone oxidase, with the protein MTISRRGALVVGAGLGAAAVGGGYAVATHDKPEPEAPPSADAKGHPLWRNWSGVQHAYPAARATPKTEAEVAEVLKTAVAPIRPVGAGHSFTALAPTDGTLVSLDALSGIIAWDGDEVTVAAGTRLGALGPALAAKGRALANLPDINNQTLAGTLATGTHGTGATLKALHGDVTALRLITPKGETIDCGEHRNTDIFQAAKVSLGSLGVITQVRLRTTANRRLDRKIWLEPIEDVLASAEARWARRRNFEFHAVPFTGLAVCISHDETDAPVIPRGPDQAAVFLDTLKGLRNLLGFSPPLRRAAAQALLSRTKPERAIDEGWKLLSTQRPMRFNAMEFQLPVGVQLKALAEIVATIEKERPDVFFPIECRRIAPDDAWLSPFQGEPRGSISVQADDRDEFAFLYTLIEPIFRRYGGRPHWGKLHSVSGDQLAGLYPRWNDFLKVRAKLDPDSRMLNPYLKGLFGV; encoded by the coding sequence ATGACGATCTCCAGACGAGGGGCGCTGGTCGTGGGCGCGGGCCTGGGCGCGGCGGCGGTGGGCGGCGGCTATGCGGTCGCGACCCACGACAAGCCCGAGCCGGAGGCTCCGCCAAGCGCCGACGCCAAGGGTCACCCGCTGTGGCGCAATTGGTCGGGCGTACAGCACGCCTATCCCGCCGCTCGGGCCACGCCCAAGACCGAGGCCGAGGTCGCGGAGGTCTTGAAGACCGCCGTCGCGCCGATCCGACCCGTGGGCGCGGGCCATTCCTTCACCGCCCTGGCGCCCACCGACGGGACCCTGGTGTCGCTGGACGCCTTGTCCGGGATCATCGCCTGGGACGGCGACGAGGTGACCGTCGCGGCGGGCACGCGGCTGGGCGCCTTGGGACCGGCCCTGGCCGCCAAGGGCCGGGCTCTGGCCAATCTGCCCGACATCAACAATCAGACCCTGGCCGGGACCTTGGCGACCGGCACGCACGGTACCGGCGCGACGCTGAAGGCCCTGCACGGCGACGTCACCGCCCTGCGCCTGATCACGCCCAAGGGCGAGACGATCGACTGCGGCGAGCATCGGAATACCGACATCTTCCAAGCCGCAAAGGTCTCGCTGGGATCGCTGGGCGTGATCACCCAGGTCCGGCTGAGGACGACGGCCAACCGTCGGCTGGATCGCAAGATCTGGCTGGAGCCGATCGAGGACGTCCTGGCCAGCGCCGAGGCGCGCTGGGCCCGGCGCCGCAATTTCGAGTTCCATGCCGTGCCGTTCACCGGGTTGGCCGTCTGCATCAGCCACGACGAGACCGACGCCCCGGTCATTCCACGTGGGCCGGACCAAGCCGCCGTCTTTCTCGACACTCTGAAAGGGCTGCGCAACCTGCTGGGCTTCTCGCCCCCGCTGCGCAGGGCGGCCGCCCAGGCTCTGCTGAGCCGGACCAAGCCCGAGCGGGCCATCGACGAGGGCTGGAAACTGCTATCGACCCAGCGGCCGATGCGCTTCAACGCCATGGAATTCCAGCTGCCGGTCGGCGTGCAACTGAAGGCCCTGGCCGAGATCGTGGCGACCATCGAAAAGGAGCGGCCCGACGTCTTCTTCCCGATCGAATGCCGCCGCATCGCGCCCGACGACGCCTGGCTGTCGCCTTTCCAGGGCGAGCCCCGGGGCTCCATCTCCGTCCAGGCCGACGACAGGGACGAGTTCGCTTTCCTCTACACCCTGATCGAGCCGATCTTCCGCCGCTACGGCGGCCGCCCGCACTGGGGCAAGCTGCACAGCGTTTCGGGGGATCAACTGGCGGGGCTCTATCCGCGCTGGAACGACTTCCTGAAGGTCCGCGCCAAGCTCGACCCGGACAGCCGGATGCTCAATCCGTACCTCAAGGGCCTGTTCGGGGTCTGA
- the folD gene encoding bifunctional methylenetetrahydrofolate dehydrogenase/methenyltetrahydrofolate cyclohydrolase FolD has protein sequence MSQARIIDGKAFAAQLREKVAAEVASLKAEHGLTPGLAVVLVGEDPASQVYVRSKGEQTLAAGMHSETHRLPADTSQSELLSLVERLNDDPAIHGVLVQFPVPDHLSQAAIVAAISPDKDVDGLTVTNAGRLASGLPALTSCTPAGCMVLLKDVVGDLSGKRAVVIGRSNLMGKPMAQLLLAADCTVTIAHSRSKDLPGICREADILVAAVGRAEMVKGDWIKPGATVIDVGISRFPSRDPVAAAAGKTRLVGDVAFDEAKEVAGAITPVPGGVGPMTIAMLLANTVSAAKRLNGIAD, from the coding sequence ATGTCGCAAGCCAGAATCATCGACGGCAAGGCCTTCGCGGCCCAGCTGCGCGAGAAGGTCGCCGCCGAGGTCGCCAGCCTGAAGGCCGAGCATGGCCTCACCCCAGGCCTGGCCGTGGTGCTGGTCGGCGAGGATCCCGCCAGCCAGGTCTATGTCCGCAGCAAGGGCGAGCAGACCTTGGCCGCCGGCATGCATTCCGAAACCCACCGCCTGCCGGCCGACACCAGCCAGAGCGAGCTGTTGTCGCTGGTCGAGCGCCTGAACGACGACCCGGCCATCCACGGCGTGCTGGTGCAGTTTCCCGTGCCCGACCATCTGAGCCAGGCGGCGATCGTCGCGGCCATCTCGCCCGACAAGGATGTCGACGGCCTGACCGTGACCAACGCCGGGCGCCTGGCCAGCGGCCTGCCGGCCCTGACCTCGTGCACCCCGGCCGGCTGCATGGTGCTGCTCAAGGACGTGGTCGGCGACCTGTCGGGCAAGCGGGCGGTGGTGATCGGCCGCTCCAACCTGATGGGCAAGCCAATGGCGCAGCTGCTGCTGGCCGCCGACTGCACGGTGACCATCGCCCATTCGCGCTCCAAGGATCTGCCCGGCATCTGCCGCGAGGCCGACATCCTGGTGGCGGCGGTCGGCCGGGCCGAGATGGTCAAGGGCGACTGGATCAAGCCGGGCGCCACGGTGATCGACGTCGGCATCAGCCGCTTCCCGTCGCGCGATCCGGTCGCCGCGGCGGCGGGCAAGACCCGGCTAGTCGGCGACGTGGCCTTCGACGAGGCCAAGGAAGTGGCCGGCGCCATCACCCCCGTGCCGGGCGGCGTGGGGCCGATGACCATCGCCATGTTGCTGGCCAACACCGTCAGCGCCGCCAAGCGCCTGAACGGGATCGCCGACTAG
- a CDS encoding NAD kinase, producing MFQPLPFVTRLTFKGSDRPEAQEAVERLRARYGDVGDENAQVIVALGGDGFMLETLHDTMQRQTPIYGMNRGSVGFLMNEYSEDDLLERINVAERAVIHPLAMVAIDANRKQHRALAINEVSLLRQTRQTAKLRISIDGKVRMGELVCDGVLLATPAGSTAYNLSAHGPIIPIGAQVLALTPISAFRPRRWRGALLPQTARVTFEVLECDKRPVSAVADNFEVRDVVEVHIAEDSSASLSMLFDAGRSLEERVLTEQFSA from the coding sequence ATGTTCCAGCCCCTGCCCTTCGTGACTCGCCTGACCTTCAAGGGCAGTGACCGCCCCGAGGCGCAGGAAGCCGTGGAGCGCCTGCGCGCCCGCTACGGCGACGTCGGCGACGAAAACGCCCAGGTGATCGTGGCGCTGGGCGGCGACGGCTTCATGCTGGAAACCCTGCACGACACCATGCAGCGCCAGACGCCGATCTACGGCATGAACCGCGGCTCGGTCGGCTTCCTGATGAACGAGTACAGCGAGGACGACCTGCTGGAGCGGATCAACGTGGCCGAGCGGGCCGTGATCCATCCCTTGGCCATGGTCGCCATCGACGCCAACCGCAAACAGCACCGCGCCCTGGCCATCAACGAGGTGTCGCTGCTGCGCCAGACGCGCCAGACCGCCAAGCTGCGCATCAGCATCGACGGCAAGGTGCGGATGGGCGAACTGGTCTGCGACGGCGTGCTGCTGGCCACGCCGGCCGGCTCGACCGCCTACAACCTCTCGGCCCACGGCCCGATCATCCCGATCGGCGCCCAGGTCCTGGCCCTGACCCCGATCAGCGCCTTCCGTCCCCGCCGCTGGCGTGGCGCGCTTTTGCCGCAGACGGCGCGGGTGACGTTTGAAGTCCTGGAGTGCGATAAAAGACCGGTAAGCGCCGTGGCCGACAATTTCGAGGTTCGCGACGTCGTCGAGGTTCACATCGCCGAGGACAGCAGCGCCAGCCTCTCCATGCTCTTCGACGCCGGTCGAAGCCTCGAGGAGCGGGTTTTGACGGAGCAATTCTCGGCCTGA
- the glpK gene encoding glycerol kinase GlpK, which translates to MGQPLILALDQGTTSTRAILFQADGKPVCDASRPLRQSYPRDGWVEHDADEIYAACVGVLRDTVEKCDRDSADIAALGITNQRETVVVWDKATGRPIHPAIVWQDRRTSDVCDRLRGEGHEPAVTAATGLLLDPYFSGTKIAWILDKVPGARRRAEAGELLCGTIDSWVIWRLTGKGVHVTDATNASRTLLFDIQTQDWSDEMLALLNVPRALLPTVLDCAADYGQVTPDILGRPLPIRGVAGDQQAALMGQGCIHPGEMKVTYGTGGFMLVNTGEARPHSASRLLTTVAARVGGRTTYALEGSIFVAGAAIQWLNEGLGVTGGPRGAEALAKAARADHGVVVVPAFTGLGAPWWDAEARGAVFGLTRDAGLAEIAQATFDSCVFQGRDLIEAMRADAPSAFEDAALRIDGGMARSAWFSQRLADLTGIPVHRASYQETTALGAALFAGVGAGVYGSVEEAVKARPEAELLTPTVSVNVREEAYARWLDALPRVRS; encoded by the coding sequence ATGGGCCAACCTCTGATCCTCGCGCTCGATCAGGGCACGACCAGCACCCGCGCTATCCTGTTCCAGGCGGACGGCAAGCCGGTGTGCGACGCCAGCCGGCCGCTGCGCCAGAGCTATCCGCGCGACGGCTGGGTCGAGCACGACGCCGACGAGATCTACGCCGCCTGCGTGGGCGTGCTGCGCGACACTGTCGAGAAGTGCGATCGCGATAGCGCCGACATCGCCGCTCTGGGTATCACCAACCAGCGCGAGACGGTGGTGGTCTGGGACAAGGCCACGGGCCGGCCGATCCATCCGGCCATCGTCTGGCAGGACCGCCGCACCTCGGACGTCTGCGACCGGTTGCGCGGCGAAGGCCATGAGCCGGCCGTCACGGCGGCCACCGGCCTGCTGCTGGATCCCTATTTCTCGGGCACCAAGATCGCCTGGATTCTCGACAAGGTTCCCGGCGCGCGGCGGAGGGCCGAGGCGGGCGAGCTGCTGTGCGGCACGATCGATAGTTGGGTGATTTGGAGGCTGACTGGAAAAGGAGTCCACGTCACCGACGCCACCAACGCCTCGCGCACCCTACTGTTCGACATCCAGACCCAGGACTGGTCGGACGAAATGCTGGCCCTGCTGAACGTGCCCCGCGCCCTGTTGCCGACGGTGCTGGACTGCGCGGCCGACTATGGCCAGGTGACGCCCGATATCCTGGGCCGTCCGCTGCCGATCCGCGGCGTGGCCGGCGACCAGCAGGCGGCGCTGATGGGGCAGGGCTGTATCCATCCCGGCGAGATGAAGGTCACCTACGGCACCGGCGGCTTCATGCTGGTCAATACCGGCGAGGCGCGCCCGCATTCGGCCTCGCGCCTGCTGACCACCGTGGCGGCGCGGGTGGGCGGACGGACGACCTATGCCCTGGAAGGCTCGATCTTCGTGGCCGGGGCGGCGATCCAGTGGCTGAACGAGGGCCTGGGGGTCACCGGCGGACCGCGCGGGGCCGAGGCCCTGGCGAAGGCGGCGCGGGCCGATCATGGCGTGGTCGTGGTGCCGGCCTTCACCGGTCTGGGCGCCCCCTGGTGGGACGCCGAGGCCCGGGGGGCGGTGTTCGGCCTGACCCGCGACGCGGGCCTGGCCGAGATCGCCCAGGCCACCTTCGACTCCTGCGTCTTCCAGGGGCGCGACCTGATCGAGGCCATGCGGGCCGACGCGCCCTCGGCCTTCGAGGACGCCGCCCTGCGCATCGACGGCGGCATGGCCAGGAGCGCCTGGTTCAGCCAGCGCCTGGCCGACCTGACCGGCATTCCCGTGCACCGCGCCAGCTATCAGGAAACCACGGCCCTGGGCGCGGCCCTGTT
- a CDS encoding phytoene desaturase, which translates to MTTPKPKAAVIGAGFGGLALAIRLQSSGFDVTVFEGREKPGGRAYVWHDEGFTFDAGPTVVTDPDCLKELFELSGRKIEDYVELLPVDPFYRLVWEDGDVFDYANDQAQLDAQIAARNPADVEGYRRFHAYSEELYQKGYVELGAVPFLDFGSMIASAPALMKLQAWRSVYDKVAGFVKDEHVRQALSFHSLLVGGSPFATSSIYALIHALERRGGVWFPRGGTHALIRALVKLFEDLGGALHLASPIQKITTQDGRVTGVIRADGQFEAFDTVASNADVMHTYRHLLADDPRGAKVGKALESKRWSPSLFVVYFGLKTTHPEIRHHTICFGNRYRELIGEIYGKDGLADDFSLYLHHPTASDPAMAPEGCSAFYALSPVPNLKTANIDWSIEGPKYRDKILAYLEKHYIPGLSADLVTSRFITPDDFVTDLNAWKGAAFSLEPILTQSAFFRTHNRDDVIPNLYFVGAGTHPGAGIPGVVGSAKATAGLMIDDYAPVPA; encoded by the coding sequence ATGACGACCCCGAAGCCCAAGGCCGCCGTGATCGGCGCTGGATTTGGCGGCCTGGCCCTGGCCATTCGCCTGCAATCCTCCGGCTTCGACGTCACCGTCTTCGAGGGGCGCGAGAAGCCCGGCGGCCGCGCCTATGTCTGGCACGACGAGGGCTTCACCTTCGACGCCGGCCCGACCGTCGTCACCGACCCCGACTGCCTTAAGGAGCTGTTCGAACTCAGCGGTCGCAAGATCGAGGACTATGTCGAACTGCTGCCGGTCGACCCGTTCTACCGCCTGGTCTGGGAGGACGGCGACGTCTTCGACTACGCCAACGATCAGGCTCAGCTCGACGCTCAGATCGCCGCCCGCAACCCGGCCGACGTCGAGGGCTATCGCCGGTTCCACGCCTATTCCGAGGAGCTCTACCAAAAGGGCTATGTCGAGCTGGGCGCGGTGCCCTTCCTCGACTTCGGCAGCATGATCGCCTCCGCCCCCGCCCTGATGAAGCTGCAGGCCTGGCGCAGCGTCTATGACAAGGTCGCCGGCTTCGTGAAGGACGAGCACGTGCGTCAGGCGCTGTCGTTCCACAGCCTGCTGGTCGGCGGCAGCCCGTTCGCCACCTCGTCGATCTACGCCCTGATCCACGCGCTGGAGCGGCGCGGCGGCGTGTGGTTCCCGCGTGGGGGCACCCACGCCCTGATCCGGGCGCTGGTGAAGCTGTTCGAGGACCTGGGGGGCGCGCTGCATCTGGCTTCGCCGATCCAGAAGATCACCACCCAGGACGGCCGCGTCACCGGCGTGATCCGCGCCGACGGCCAGTTCGAGGCCTTCGACACCGTCGCCTCCAATGCCGACGTCATGCACACCTATCGCCACTTGCTGGCGGACGACCCCAGGGGCGCCAAGGTCGGCAAGGCGCTGGAGAGCAAGCGCTGGAGCCCGTCGCTGTTCGTGGTCTATTTCGGGCTCAAGACCACGCACCCCGAGATCCGCCACCACACCATCTGCTTCGGCAATCGCTATCGCGAGCTGATCGGCGAGATCTACGGCAAGGACGGCCTGGCCGACGACTTCTCGCTCTACCTGCACCATCCCACCGCCAGCGACCCGGCCATGGCGCCCGAGGGCTGCTCGGCCTTCTACGCCCTGTCGCCGGTGCCCAACCTGAAGACGGCGAATATCGACTGGTCGATCGAGGGGCCGAAGTATCGCGACAAGATCCTGGCCTATCTGGAAAAGCATTATATTCCAGGGCTTTCGGCTGATCTGGTCACCAGCCGCTTCATCACGCCGGACGACTTCGTGACCGATCTCAACGCCTGGAAGGGCGCGGCCTTCTCGCTGGAGCCGATCCTGACCCAGAGCGCCTTCTTCCGCACCCACAACCGCGACGATGTGATCCCCAACCTCTATTTCGTCGGGGCCGGCACCCATCCGGGCGCGGGCATCCCCGGTGTGGTCGGCTCGGCCAAGGCGACGGCGGGGCTGATGATCGACGACTACGCCCCCGTCCCCGCATGA
- a CDS encoding DUF2336 domain-containing protein codes for MSLARSREPADRERLLSGIVEMCDANQAEGRPAAPEVQILLDSIFMTLVVEAERDIRTRLAQSLADATWAPPALINILALDEIEIARPIIARSPILQDHDLIRLLVQATLEHQIEIARRPQLSLAVVEAILAKDESAVLTALASNPTARISPEGLRRLVDKARDVVALRSPLARHPNLSHDLAEQLYLSVGRALRDALTARFQLDSEKMAAAVEAALRDAHAGAPTVSIQKLSLVRDEDREEMEAALVEKLDAAGQLRPGYLLRVLRERRLPLFLFALARLGRFDIRQVRRAVDSNRPELLALACSAVGIDRSVFPTILTLVRELNGGRPGGGAEAARKASGAFGPFAPDIAAMAFRQAVSAA; via the coding sequence TTGTCCCTGGCCCGCAGCCGCGAGCCGGCCGATCGCGAGCGCCTGCTCTCCGGCATCGTGGAGATGTGCGACGCCAACCAAGCTGAAGGCCGTCCCGCCGCGCCCGAAGTCCAGATCCTGCTCGACTCGATCTTCATGACCTTGGTGGTCGAGGCCGAGCGCGATATCCGCACCCGCCTGGCCCAGAGCCTGGCCGACGCCACCTGGGCGCCGCCGGCCCTGATCAACATCCTGGCGCTGGACGAGATCGAGATCGCCCGTCCGATCATCGCCCGCAGCCCGATCCTGCAGGACCACGACCTGATCCGCCTGCTGGTCCAGGCCACGCTGGAACACCAGATCGAGATCGCCCGCCGTCCGCAGCTGTCGCTGGCGGTGGTCGAGGCGATCCTGGCCAAGGACGAATCGGCCGTGCTGACCGCCCTGGCCAGCAACCCCACCGCCCGGATCTCGCCCGAGGGCCTGCGCCGGCTGGTCGACAAGGCCCGCGACGTGGTCGCCCTGCGTTCGCCCCTGGCCCGCCACCCCAACCTGTCCCATGACCTGGCCGAGCAACTGTACCTGTCGGTCGGCCGCGCCCTGCGCGACGCCCTGACCGCTCGCTTCCAGCTGGATTCCGAGAAGATGGCCGCGGCCGTCGAGGCGGCCCTGCGCGACGCCCATGCCGGCGCGCCCACCGTCTCCATCCAGAAACTCAGCCTGGTGCGCGACGAGGACCGCGAGGAGATGGAGGCGGCCCTGGTCGAGAAGCTGGACGCCGCCGGCCAGTTGCGTCCCGGCTACCTGCTGCGGGTGCTGCGCGAACGCCGTCTGCCGCTGTTCCTGTTCGCCCTGGCCCGCCTGGGCCGCTTCGACATCCGCCAGGTGCGACGGGCCGTCGACAGCAACCGCCCCGAACTGTTGGCCCTGGCCTGCTCGGCCGTGGGCATCGACCGCAGCGTCTTCCCGACCATCCTGACCCTGGTGCGCGAGCTGAACGGCGGCCGTCCCGGCGGCGGCGCGGAAGCGGCCCGCAAGGCCAGCGGCGCCTTTGGCCCGTTCGCTCCAGACATCGCGGCCATGGCCTTCCGCCAGGCGGTCAGCGCGGCCTGA